Proteins co-encoded in one Arachis hypogaea cultivar Tifrunner chromosome 13, arahy.Tifrunner.gnm2.J5K5, whole genome shotgun sequence genomic window:
- the LOC112737141 gene encoding rop guanine nucleotide exchange factor 1 has protein sequence MGSVSSEDGSDQQSDRCGSYSLSADVSESESCSSFCGRRFDADGGASSSANLSPRPVGGAAVPAGGHFHFPSQVMLPVIGGKDVVVWDHKPEKRDLDLSEVEMMKERFAKLLLGEDMSGGGKGVCTALAISNAITNLSATVFGELWRLEPLAPQKKAMWRREMEWLLCVSDSIVELVPSVQQFPGGGTYEVMATRPRSDLYINLPALKKLDGMLLGMLDGFQDTKFWYVDRGILLGDSKECDDAYSPGRGRTSVRQEEKWWLPSPKLPPNGLCEDDRKRLQQCRDCTNQILKAAMAINSSVLAEMEIPGAYIESLPKNGKACLGEIIYRYITADQFSPECLLDCLDLSSEHHTLDVANRIEAAVHVWRLKDHKKHLNTVKARRSWGGKVKGLVADGGGDKNHSLAQRADTLLQSLKHRFPGLPQTALDMAKIQYNKDVGQSILESYSRVMESLAFNIMARIDDVLYVDDSIKRCAAAESISLFNRGGFGGLPIQKRMTPSPFSIQHTPYASPPFATPSFCSSSPITGSPCSPRRMHTAKRNGPKDTTDSTKSEKAASAEFERVWSYTGNLSARRMSSDAPERD, from the exons ATGGGGAGCGTTTCTTCTGAAGATGGTTCCGACCAGCAAAGTGACCGTTGCGGCAGTTACAGTCTCAGTGCTGACGTCAGCGAGTCCGAAAGCTGCAGCAGCTTCTGTGGACGTCGTTTTGATGCCGACGGTGGAGCTTCCAGCTCCGCCAACTTGTCTCCGCGTCCTGTCGGTGGAGCTGCTGTTCCCGCCGGCGGTCACTTTCACTTTCCGTCGCAGGTCATGCTTCCCGTCATAGGAGGAAAAGACGTGGTGGTTTGGGATCACAAGCCAGAGAAAAGAGACCTTGATTTGTCAG AAGTGGAAATGATGAAGGAGAGGTTTGCTAAATTGCTTCTTGGAGAGGACATGTCTGGTGGAGGAAAAGGAGTATGCACTGCTCTTGCAATCTCTAATGCAATAACCAATCTCTCTG CAACTGTGTTTGGCGAGTTATGGAGGTTAGAACCGCTGGCACCTCAGAAGAAGGCCATGTGGCGTAGGGAAATGGAGTGGCTTCTATGTGTGAGTGATTCCATTGTGGAGCTTGTGCCTTCTGTGCAGCAGTTCCCCGGTGGCGGAACGTATGAGGTCATGGCGACGCGGCCTCGATCCGATTTGTACATCAATCTACCGGCTCTGAAGAAGCTAGATGGAATGCTGCTTGGTATGCTTGATGGATTTCAGGATACAAAGTTTTGGTATGTTGATAGGGGAATACTATTGGGTGATTCCAAGGAATGTGATGATGCATATTCGCCCGGAAGGGGTAGGACTTCTGTTAGGCAAGAGGAGAAATGGTGGCTTCCATCTCCTAAGCTTCCACCAAATGGATTGTGCGAGGATGATAGGAAAAGGCTGCAGCAGTGCAGGGATTGTACAAATCAGATATTAAAGGCTGCCATGGCAATCAACAGTTCCGTTCTTGCTGAAATGGAAATTCCTGGTGCATATATTGAATCATTACCAAAG AATGGAAAAGCTTGTCTGGGGGAGATAATCTATAGATACATTACTGCTGATCAATTCTCGCCTGAATGTCTCCTTGATTGCCTGGATCTATCTTCGGAGCATCACACTCTGGATGTAGCTAATAGAATTGAGGCTGCCGTTCATGTATGGAGGTTGAAGGACCACAAAAAACATCTAAATACAGTTAAAGCCAGACGCTCCTGGGGTGGAAAGGTGAAGGGCCTTGTTGCTGATGGTGGTGGTGATAAGAACCATTCTTTAGCCCAACGAGCTGATACCCTTCTGCAAAGCTTGAAACACAGATTTCCGGGGCTCCCTCAAACTGCGCTAGACATGGCCAAGATACAATATAATAAG GATGTAGGACAGTCTATTCTTGAGAGTTATTCCAGGGTCATGGAAAGCTTGGCATTCAACATAATggcaaggatagatgatgtccttTATGTCGATGATTCCATAAAGCGATGCGCAGCCGCAGAGTCTATCTCTCTTTTCAACCGGGGAGGTTTCGGTGGTCTTCCAATCCAGAAAAGAATGACTCCAAGTCCCTTCTCAATTCAACACACCCCATATGCCTCTCCTCCATTTGCAACCCCATCATTTTGTTCATCCTCACCCATTACCGGTAGCCCTTGCAGTCCAAGAAGGATGCATACTGCGAAGAGGAATGGACCAAAGGACACAACAGATTCTACTAAGTCCGAAAAGGCAGCCTCGGCCGAATTTGAGAGGGTCTGGTCATACACAGGGAACCTTAGTGCAAGAAGAATGTCTAGTGATGCTCCAGAAAGAGACTGA
- the LOC112737140 gene encoding uncharacterized protein isoform X1, whose product MERRVNNGSSAKNGQVLDGSNIMELVGNEAVFSNFVDHKFQELDRDRDGKLSVKELQPAVADIGAALGLPAQGSNPDSDHIYSEVLNEFTHGKQEKVSKSEFKEVLSDILLGMAAGLKRDPIVILRIDGEDLLEFLNGPSYEAEMASIFSQIGSPQKSLRHHIVEALSKLTVDQGIPPASDSWVFSNIVEPVLLSQGGPDWDKPLASENQETFLEGFKKVALSVAERLKEQPVIVAHSENTFDGSGVKRLLSNKFEFDKTLNSVVENLPKDKNGKISKEYLRLALDGVSPSAGLPPFGAIEEMDKVIGEVFKMMNADDAKMVKEDEFKKLLTEILGSIMLQLEGNPISVSSNSVVHEPLGSSSSLLKPSTTETAA is encoded by the exons ATGGAGAGAAGAGTGAATAACGGTTCATCAGCAAAGAATGGACAGGTTCTAGACGGTTCCAATATAATGGAGTTGGTTGGGAACGAGGCAGTGTTCAGCAACTTCGTGGACCATAAGTTTCAGGAGCTGGATAGAGACAgagatggcaagctttctgtgaaGGAACTTCAACCTGCTGTTGCTGATATTGGTGCTGCTCTTGGTCTCCCTGCTCAGGGTTCTAACCCTGATTCTGACCACATCTATTCTGAG GTGTTGAATGAGTTCACACATGGCAAGCAAGAAAAAGTGAGCAAGAGTGAGTTCAAGGAGGTTCTGTCAGACATTCTGTTGGGTATGGCTGCTGGTTTGAAGAGAGATCCAATTGTGATTCTACGCATTGATGGTGAAGATCTTCTTGAGTTTCTTAATGGCCCAAGTTATGAAGCTGAAATGGCATCCATATTCTCTCAGATTGGTTCCCCTCAAAAATCACTTCGTCACCAtatagttgaagctctttctaaACTCACTGTTGATCAAGGAATTCCTCCTGCTTCAGATTCTTGG GTGTTTAGCAACATTGTGGAACCTGTACTGTTATCTCAAGGTGGACCTGATTGGGATAAGCCTCTTGCTTCTGAAAATCAAGAGACATTTTTGGAGGGGTTTAAGAAAGTTGCATTAAGTGTAGCTGAACGGCTTAAGGAGCAACCTGTCATTGTTGCTCATAGCGAAAACACCTTTGATGGATCTGGTGTTAAGAGACTACTATCCAACAAGTTTGAATTTGACAAG ACTTTGAATTCAGTTGTAGAGAATTTGCCTAAAGATAAGAATGGAAAAATTTCAAAGGAGTATCTACGGCTAGCACTAGATGGAGTGTCTCCATCTGCTGGATTACCACCATTTGGTGCAATTGAAGAG ATGGATAAGGTTATTGGAGAAGTGTTCAAGATGATGAATGCAGATGATGCAAAGATGGTTAAAGAAGATGAATTCAAGAAACTGTTAACTGAAATACTAGGAAGTATTATGTTGCAGCTTGAGGGAAATCCCATATCAGTTTCTTCCAACTCTGTAGTGCATGAGCCTCttggttcttcttcttcacttctcAAGCCATCAACTACTGAAACAGCAGCATAA
- the LOC112737140 gene encoding uncharacterized protein isoform X2: MLLEKVLNEFTHGKQEKVSKSEFKEVLSDILLGMAAGLKRDPIVILRIDGEDLLEFLNGPSYEAEMASIFSQIGSPQKSLRHHIVEALSKLTVDQGIPPASDSWVFSNIVEPVLLSQGGPDWDKPLASENQETFLEGFKKVALSVAERLKEQPVIVAHSENTFDGSGVKRLLSNKFEFDKTLNSVVENLPKDKNGKISKEYLRLALDGVSPSAGLPPFGAIEEMDKVIGEVFKMMNADDAKMVKEDEFKKLLTEILGSIMLQLEGNPISVSSNSVVHEPLGSSSSLLKPSTTETAA; the protein is encoded by the exons ATGCTTTTAGAAAAA GTGTTGAATGAGTTCACACATGGCAAGCAAGAAAAAGTGAGCAAGAGTGAGTTCAAGGAGGTTCTGTCAGACATTCTGTTGGGTATGGCTGCTGGTTTGAAGAGAGATCCAATTGTGATTCTACGCATTGATGGTGAAGATCTTCTTGAGTTTCTTAATGGCCCAAGTTATGAAGCTGAAATGGCATCCATATTCTCTCAGATTGGTTCCCCTCAAAAATCACTTCGTCACCAtatagttgaagctctttctaaACTCACTGTTGATCAAGGAATTCCTCCTGCTTCAGATTCTTGG GTGTTTAGCAACATTGTGGAACCTGTACTGTTATCTCAAGGTGGACCTGATTGGGATAAGCCTCTTGCTTCTGAAAATCAAGAGACATTTTTGGAGGGGTTTAAGAAAGTTGCATTAAGTGTAGCTGAACGGCTTAAGGAGCAACCTGTCATTGTTGCTCATAGCGAAAACACCTTTGATGGATCTGGTGTTAAGAGACTACTATCCAACAAGTTTGAATTTGACAAG ACTTTGAATTCAGTTGTAGAGAATTTGCCTAAAGATAAGAATGGAAAAATTTCAAAGGAGTATCTACGGCTAGCACTAGATGGAGTGTCTCCATCTGCTGGATTACCACCATTTGGTGCAATTGAAGAG ATGGATAAGGTTATTGGAGAAGTGTTCAAGATGATGAATGCAGATGATGCAAAGATGGTTAAAGAAGATGAATTCAAGAAACTGTTAACTGAAATACTAGGAAGTATTATGTTGCAGCTTGAGGGAAATCCCATATCAGTTTCTTCCAACTCTGTAGTGCATGAGCCTCttggttcttcttcttcacttctcAAGCCATCAACTACTGAAACAGCAGCATAA